One Prunus dulcis chromosome 8, ALMONDv2, whole genome shotgun sequence DNA window includes the following coding sequences:
- the LOC117637764 gene encoding non-specific lipid-transfer protein-like protein At2g13820, which translates to MAVRGIEIVLALVLAVVLREGTVDAQSSCTNVIISMSPCLDYVTGNSSTPSSSCCSQLANVVSSQPKCLCEVLNGGPSSVVVKVNQTQALALPSACKVQTPPLSRCSGSSPTGSPSGAPTSPSGSGSKTVPSPSHGNSNKMAFPLLFFLLFIASYASTSTAN; encoded by the exons atggCAGTTAGGGGGATTGAGATTGTGCTAGCTTTGGTCCTTGCAGTGGTTCTGCGGGAAGggactgttgatgctcaatcAAGCTGCACCAATGTGATCATCAGCATGTCCCCATGCCTTGATTACGTAACAGGAAACTCATCAACCCCATCTTCCTCATGTTGCTCACAGTTGGCTAATGTGGTCAGCTCACAGCCAAAGTGCCTCTGTGAGGTTCTTAATGGAGGCCCCTCTTCCGTTGTTGTGAAAGTCAATCAGACTCAGGCATTGGCCCTCCCCTCTGCTTGCAAAGTCCAAACACCCCCGCTTAGCCGATGCAGcg GGTCATCTCCAACAGGTTCTCCCTCAGGGGCACCAACTTCTCCTTCAG gGAGTGGATCTAAAACTGTACCATCACCATCACATGGAAATTCTAACAAGATGGCATTTCCTCTGCTGTTCTTCTTGCTCTTCATTGCATCATATGCTTCAACTTCCACAGCCAACTAA